The sequence CAATGGTGTTGTGACCCGGCACGTCCCGTCGAACGCGGCTAGCCGGCCGACGACGGACGGGTCCGGCGGCGGCCCGCCACCCAGCACACCAGGAAGATGGCGAACGAGATCGTGGTGACGAACACCGACACCGGCACACCTGGGGCGAGGGACAGCAGAATGCCGCCCACCGCGGAGATCTCGGCGAAGACCACCGACGCCGCGATGGTCGCGCCGGGGGAGACGAACACCCGCGCGGCGGCGGCCGCCGGGGTGATCAACAACGACATCACCAGCAGGGCGCCGACGATCTGTACACCTTGCGCGGCCGTCACTCCGACCAGCGCGGCGAATACAATCCCCAACGCGCGCACCGGAACTCCGCGCCCAGCGGCTACTTCGGGATCGACGGTGGCGAACAGCAGCGGCCGGTAGGACACCACGAGCACCGCGACTACGGCCACCGAAACCGCGGCCAGCAGCGTCAGTCCCGAGTACCCGACGCCGACGATCTGGCCGGTCAGCAGCGCGAAGCTGGTGCCGGTGCGGCCC comes from Mycolicibacterium pulveris and encodes:
- a CDS encoding metal ABC transporter permease, with translation MTDRLRDLLNNLLSFEVTADLLHRDFVQQALLAAALLALVSGLIGPFIVMRQMSFAVHGSSELSLTGAAFALLAGFNVGVGALVGCALAAVLFGFLGQRARERDSAIGVVLAFGLGLAVLFIHLYPGRTGTSFALLTGQIVGVGYSGLTLLAAVSVAVVAVLVVSYRPLLFATVDPEVAAGRGVPVRALGIVFAALVGVTAAQGVQIVGALLVMSLLITPAAAAARVFVSPGATIAASVVFAEISAVGGILLSLAPGVPVSVFVTTISFAIFLVCWVAGRRRTRPSSAG